A window of Penaeus monodon isolate SGIC_2016 unplaced genomic scaffold, NSTDA_Pmon_1 PmonScaffold_14372, whole genome shotgun sequence contains these coding sequences:
- the LOC119569353 gene encoding pistil-specific extensin-like protein: MPPPPPHRCPSASPPPHAVTLSLPPPPPPLPAPAPSPTATTGTPPPSLRGTRALPASMRVTSVRSSTSEDDLKPCQVPPQRLPSAPRARLEDEREDEVVVLAVARPGPVWPKWPVWSVLPCRSRQACRPGWPVGGHRGAACPGHEGSVACA, encoded by the exons ATGCCGCCGCCCCCCCCGCACCGCTGCCCTagcgcctctcctcccccccacgccGTCACCCTatcgctgccgccgccgccgccgccgctaccaGCACCCGCTCCATCTCCGACGGCGACCACCGGcacgcctcctccttccctcagagGGACCCGGGCCCttccagcatccatgagggtgaCTTCAGTCCGCTCCTCAACCTCCGAGGATGACCTTAAGCCCTGCCAAGTGCCACCTCAACGGCTACCTTCG GCTCCCCGGGCCCGCCTGGAGGACGAGcgcgaggacgaggtggtggtgttggcggTGGCGCGGCCGGGGCCCGTGTGGCCCAAGTGGCCCGTGTGGTCCGTGTTGCCTTGCAGGAGCCGCCAAGCCTGCCGCCCCGGGTGGCCCGTCGGCGGGCACCGGGGCGCCGCCTGCCCAGGGCACGAAGGCAGTGTCGCGTGTGCCTAG